Proteins encoded together in one Telopea speciosissima isolate NSW1024214 ecotype Mountain lineage chromosome 4, Tspe_v1, whole genome shotgun sequence window:
- the LOC122657365 gene encoding probable 1-deoxy-D-xylulose-5-phosphate synthase 2, chloroplastic, with product MKNLSIKELELLADELREEIVYTVSKTGGHLSSNLGVVELSVSLHHVFNTPEDKIIWDVGHQAYPHKILTGRRSKMHTIRQTCGLAGFPKRDESVYDAFGTGHSSTSISAALGMAVARDLQGKNNHVISVIGDGAMTAGQAFEAMNNAGYLDSNLIIILNDNKQVSLPTATVDGPAHPVGALSKALAKLHSSRKFRQLREAGKSVTKQVGEQVYEIAAKIDSYSRDMFGGSWASLFEDLGLYYIGPVDGHSVEDLVSILKKVKAMPAPGPVLIHIITEKGKGYAPAEVAADKMHGVAKFDPKSGKQLKPKETSLSYTQYFAQSLIAEAEKDDKIVAIHAAMGGGTGLNLFQKRFPNRCFDVGIAEQHAVTYAAGLAAEGLKPFCAIYSSFLQRGYDQVVHDVDLQKLPVRFAIDRAGLVGADGPTHCGAFDTTFMACLPNMVVMAPSNETELMNMVATAAAIDDRPSCFRYPRGNGIGAILPQNNKGTPIEVGKGKVLMEGNKVAILGYGTIVQNCMVAAELLQVYGISVTVADARFCKPLDGSLIRRLAQEHEVLILAEEGSVGGFCSHVTHFMIMNGLLDGNLKMRVMTLPDSYIEHGSQADQMEQAGLTSKHIAATVLSSIGENKGTLQVLNL from the exons ATGAAAAATCTATCTATCAAGGAACTTGAGTTGTTAGCCGATGAGCTCCGGGAAGAGATTGTGTACACTGTGTCGAAAACCGGTGGGCATCTAAGCTCAAATCTTGGAGTGGTAGAACTCTCTGTTTCACTTCACCATGTATTCAATACTCCTGAAGATAAGATCATATGGGATGTTGGGCATCAG GCATATCCACATAAAATATTGACTGGTCGGAGATCCAAAATGCATACGATCCGGCAGACTTGTGGACTTGCAGGCTTCCCTAAGAGGGATGAGAGTGTGTATGATGCTTTTGGAACTGGCCATAGTTCTACCAGTATCTCAGCTGCCTTAG GAATGGCTGTTGCTAGAGACTTACAAGGCAAGAATAATCATGTAATTTCTGTAATTGGGGATGGAGCCATGACGGCAGGACAAGCATTTGAAGCAATGAATAATGCTGGTTATCTTGATTCAAATCTTATCATCATCTTGAATGACAATAAGCAAGTTTCTCTTCCAACTGCCACCGTTGATGGCCCTGCTCATCCCGTCGGAGCTCTGAGCAAAGCCTTAGCAAAGCTCCACTCTAGCAGAAAGTTTCGGCAGCTTCGTGAAGCAGGAAAA AGTGTAACAAAACAAGTTGGAGAACAGGTATATGAAATTGCTGCAAAGATTGATTCTTATTCCAGAGATATGTTCGGCGGCTCTTGggcttccttgtttgaagaccTGGGACTCTATTATATTGGTCCTGTGGATGGCCACAGTGTGGAAGACCTTGTTTCTATCTTAAAGAAGGTGAAAGCCATGCCAGCACCAGGTCCTGTCCTCATCCATATTATaacagagaaagggaaaggcTATGCTCCAGCCGAGGTTGCAGCTGATAAGATGCATG GTGTAGCGAAATTTGATCCAAAATCAGGGAAGCAATTGAAGCCCAAAGAGACATCTCTTTCATATACACAGTACTTTGCACAATCTCTAATTGCCGAAGCAGAGAAAGATGACAAAATTGTTGCAATCCATGCTGCAATGGGAGGTGGAACAGGGCTTAATCTATTTCAGAAGCGCTTCCCTAATCGTTGTTTCGATGTTGGAATAGCTGAGCAACATGCAGTAACATATGCTGCTGGTTTGGCTGCTGAGGGTCTCAAACCTTTTTGCgcaatttattcttctttcttacaAAGAGGTTATGACCAAGTAGTTCATGATGTCGATCTTCAGAAGCTTCCGGTTCGCTTTGCAATAGACAGGGCTGGCCTTGTGGGTGCAGATGGTCCGACTCATTGTGGGGCCTTTGATACCACTTTCATGGCATGCTTACCCAACATGGTTGTAATGGCTCCTTCTAATGAAACAGAGCTAATGAACATGGTTGCCACGGCTGCAGCCATTGATGATAGGCCTAGTTGCTTCAGATACCCAAGAGGAAATGGCATCGGTGCCATTCTTCCACAAAACAACAAGGGCACCCCTATAGAG GTTGGCAAGGGAAAGGTGCTGATGGAAGGGAATAAGGTGGCAATTTTGGGTTATGGAACAATAGTGCAAAATTGTATGGTAGCTGCAGAACTTCTTCAAGTGTATGGCATCTCGGTGACTGTTGCTGATGCAAGGTTCTGCAAACCTCTTGATGGAAGTCTGATAAGAAGGCTTGCTCAGGAGCATGAAGTTCTAATTCTCGCCGAAGAAGGATCCGTAGGGGGTTTCTGTTCTCATGTCACTCATTTCATGATCATGAATGGACTTCTAGATGGAAATCTAAAG ATGAGGGTAATGACACTTCCGGATAGTTATATCGAGCACGGATCTCAGGCAGACCAGATGGAACAAGCAGGTCTTACATCGAAACATATTGCGGCCACTGTCTTGTCCTCTATAGGTGAAAATAAGGGCACCCTACAAGTGCTCAACCTGTAA